From a single Vitis vinifera cultivar Pinot Noir 40024 chromosome 18, ASM3070453v1 genomic region:
- the LOC100266093 gene encoding annexin Gh1 encodes MATLSVTEDCEQLRKAFAGWGTNEGLIISILAHRNAAQIKSIRQTYAQTYGEDLLKDLNKELSNDFERVVLLWTLDPAERDAFLANEATKRWTSSNQVLVEIACTRTSQQLLLAKQAYHARFKRSLEEDVAYHTSGDFRKLLVPLVGTYRYEGEEVNMTLAKSEAKILHEKISEKAYNHEDVIRILATRSKAQINATLNHYKNEFGNDINKDLKTDPKDEFLAILRATVKCLTRPEKYFEKVLRLAINKRGTDEGALTRVVTTRAEIDMKIIKEEYHKRNSVTLDHAIGKDTTGDYEKMLLALIGHGDA; translated from the exons ATGGCGACTCTTTCCGTGACCGAAGATTGTGAGCAGCTCAGAAAAGCCTTCGCAg GATGGGGGACGAATGAAGGGTTGATCATATCCATATTGGCTCATAGAAATGCTGCTCAGATCAAGTCGATTCGGCAAACATATGCCCAAACTTATGGAGAAGATCTTCTCAAGGATTTGAACAAAGAACTTTCCAATGACTTCGAG AGGGTGGTATTGCTGTGGACACTTGATCCTGCTGAACGTGATGCCTTTTTGGCAAATGAAGCTACCAAGAGGTGGACTTCAAGCAATCAAGTTCTAGTGGAGATAGCTTGTACTAGGACTTCACAGCAACTACTCTTGGCGAAGCAAGCTTATCATGCTCGTTTTAAGAGATCCCTAGAAGAGGATGTTGCATATCACACAAGTGGGGACTTTCGCAAG CTTTTGGTACCTCTTGTGGGCACGTATCGATATGAGGGAGAGGAGGTGAACATGACTCTTGCAAAATCAGAGGCTAAGATACTCCATGAGAAGATTTCCGAGAAGGCTTACAATCATGAGGATGTCATCAGAATTTTGGCAACAAGGAGCAAAGCACAGATCAACGCAACACTGAATCACTACAAAAATGAATTTGGGAATGATATCAACAAG GATCTGAAAACTGACCCCAAGGACGAGTTCCTTGCAATATTGAGAGCCACTGTGAAGTGCTTGACCCGCCCAGAGAAGTACTTTGAGAAGGTTCTCAGGCTGGCAATCAACAAGCGAGGCACAGATGAAGGGGCTCTCACTAGAGTTGTCACTACAAGGGCTGAGATTGACATGAAGATCATAAAGGAGGAGTACCATAAAAGGAACAGCGTCACTCTGGATCATGCCATTGGCAAGGACACCACTGGAGACTATGAAAAAATGCTTCTGGCCCTGATAGGACACGGAGATGCTTGA
- the LOC100260886 gene encoding uncharacterized protein LOC100260886 isoform X1, with protein MEKATPVRKPHTSTADLLTWSETPPADSPASASRPAVRSHQPSDGISKVVFGGQVTDEEAEALSKRKPCSGYKLKEITGSGIFALEGENGTSESGSANPTPNNKTTVRIYQQAAAAISQISFGTEESVSPKKPTTLPEVAKQRELSGTLESEETKMQKQLSDAKCKELSGHDIFAPPPEILPRPSAARSLVLKESKDMGEPAPRNVRTSVKVSNPAGGQSNIMFSDETVLKTAKKIHNQKFVELTGNDIFKGDVPPSSAEKSLSMAKLREMSGNDIFADGKAESRDYLGGVRKPPGGESSIALV; from the exons ATGGAGAAAGCCACTCCGGTGAGGAAGCCACACACCTCCACCGCAGATCTGCTCACTTGGTCTGAAACCCCTCCCGCCGATTCTCCCGCCTCCGCTTCTCGCCCTGCCGTCCGCTCTCACCAG CCTTCCGATGGGATCAGTAAGGTGGTGTTTGGAGGACAGGTGACTGATGAAGAGGCGGAGGCTTTGTCGAAAAG GAAACCTTGTTCAGGGTATAAATTAAAGGAGATTACTGGTAGTGGTATTTTTGCACTTGAGGGAGAAAATGGTACATCAGAATCTGGAAGTGCAAACCCTACTCCTAATAACAAAACAACAGTACGCATTTACCAG CAAGCAGCTGCTGCAATCAGTCAGATCTCATTTGGTACAGAAGAGAGTGTCTCTCCTAAGAAGCCAACTACTCTGCCTGAGGTGGCCAAGCAGCGTGAGCTAAGTGGTACCCTGGAAAGTGAGGAGACAAAGATGCAGAAGCAACTTTCTGATGCTAAATGCAAGGAGCTTAGTGGTCATGACATCTTTGCTCCCCCTCCTGAAATTTTACCCCGACCATCGGCTGCACGCTCATTGGTGTTGAAGGAAAGCAAAGACATGGGAGAGCCTGCACCACGTAATGTACGCACATCTGTCAAAGTTTCTAAT CCTGCTGGAGGTCAGAGCAACATCATGTTTAGTGATGAGACCGTGCTTAAAACAGCAAAAAAGATACACAACCAGAAATTTGTGGAGCTGACTGGAAATGACATTTTTAAGGGAGATGTTCCTCCATCATCTGCTGAGAAATCACTGAGCATGGCGAAACTACGAGAGATGAGCGGCAATGACATATTTGCTGATGGGAAAGCAGAGTCTCGAGACTACTTAGGCGGGGTTCGCAAGCCCCCTGGTGGCGAGAGCAGCATTGCTTTGGTGTAA
- the LOC100257510 gene encoding uncharacterized protein LOC100257510, translating into MSKRAGKEKESEENMEREGDIESMLNEIPNASSHNLLHHLLKSLSPVSSSSVSNGFDVGLSYSAPFEEPKYQTPTNHYQSRLPVYSELSNSRDGKKENMFDGVALSGNFQRMHIGDERNGFSRNEHVPMDPNRFGFDFGGCASNGSIPYYIANGPYEDFDSDFSDYGGFQSSIHGVPASFNSHDMNSRLHLQKESRVGNLMGSNIFNNQSNAFCSNPSVYKRNMDYLMELGNELGSGCFNGGIQLQSPSMSKSYLKDNVVWSQQCRIYSNIDRDALNPLDSSQLIQPKLALGCGHPLYNQRVLSAIPNSRVSQSLWSPEKGDVEAFNCEDSFIIRGKNLNYVIKNECDSWKGGYKKTSHNEILMHNLREKGEEVDCQLYSRRICGSSQGRRSSSQLLLHPNYCSLAEAQGCIYSLAKDHNGCRFLQRMFDGATVEDVQLVFNETIKHVVELMMNPFGNYLMQKLFDVCNEDQRMQIVLALTEEPGELVRISLNAHGTRVVQKLVMTLKTRQQISLVVLALEPYFLDLTKDHHGNHVVQRCLEYLSCEDIKFFFYDAAKYCVDIATHRHGCCVLQRCITRSTGKHGEKLVAEISANGLLLAQDDFGNYVIQYIIELKIPSAIASLMSQFEGNYVHLSMQKFSSHVVEKCLKHLEESRPRIVHEFLSVPHFEQLMQDPFANYVIQSALEVTKGPLHASLIEAVRPHIILRTSPYCKKIFSRTLFKK; encoded by the exons ATGTCTAAACGAGctgggaaagaaaaggagagTGAGGAGAACATGGAGAGGGAGGGAGATATTGAAAGCATGTTGAATGAGATCCCTAACGCAAGTTCTCATAACCTCCTTCATCATCTGCTTAAGAGTCTTTCACCTGTTAGTTCAAGTTCTGTTTCTAATGGGTTTGATGTCGGATTATCATATTCCGCTCCGTTTGAGGAGCCTAAGTATCAGACACCGACTAACCATTACCAGAGTAGACTGCCGGTGTATTCAGAATTATCGAATTCTCGTGATGGTAAGAAAGAGAATATGTTTGACGGAGTGGCTTTGTCTGGAAATTTCCAGAGAATGCATATTGGTGATGAACGAAATGGTTTTTCCAGGAATGAACATGTTCCAATGGACCCAAATCGGTTTGGGTTTGACTTTGGAGGTTGTGCTTCAAATGGGAGCATTCCCTACTATATTGCAAATGGTCCATATGAAGATTTTGACTCTGATTTTTCTGATTATGGAGGGTTTCAATCGTCCATTCATGGAGTTCCTGCCAGTTTCAATAGTCATGATATGAACTCAAGACTCCATTTGCAAAAGGAATCTAGAGTGGGTAATTTAATGGGGTCTAATATCTTTAATAATCAGTCTAATGCTTTCTGTTCTAACCCCAGTGTCTATAAAAGAAATATGGATTATCTAATGGAGCTTGGAAATGAACTGGGAAGCGGCTGTTTTAATGGGGGAATTCAATTACAGAGTCCATCTATGAGCAAGTCTTACCTCAAAGATAATGTTGTCTGGTCGCAGCAATGCCGAATATATTCTAATATAGACAGGGATGCCTTGAATCCACTCGATTCTTCTCAGTTGATACAACCCAAGTTGGCTTTGGGTTGCGGCCATCCTCTCTACAATCAAAGGGTGCTTAGTGCAATCCCAAACAGTCGGGTTTCTCAATCTCTTTGGTCACCAGAGAAAGGTGATGTTGAGGCTTTTAACTGTGAGGATAGTTTCATAATACGGGGTAAAAATCTGAATTATGTCATCAAGAATGAGTGTGACAGTTGGAAGGGTGGTTACAAGAAGACTTCTCACAATGAAATTCTTATGCATAACCTGCGAGAGAAGGGTGAAGAAGTAGATTGTCAATTATATTCAAGAAGAATTTGTGGAAGCAGCCAGGGTCGGAGGAGTTCTTCCCAATTGCTTCTGCATCCAAATTATTGTTCCTTGGCAGAGGCCCAAGGTTGTATATACTCCTTGGCTAAGGATCACAATGGCTGTCGTTTTCTTCAGAGGATGTTTGATGGAGCAACAGTTGAAGATGTGCAGCTAGTATTTAATGAAACTATCAAGCATGTTGTTGAACTTATGATGAATCCTTTTGGAAATTACCTTATGCAGAAGTTGTTCGATGTGTGCAATGAAGACCAAAGAATGCAGATTGTGCTTGCATTGACAGAAGAACCAGGGGAGCTTGTGAGGATTTCCTTAAATGCGCATGG CACTCGAGTGGTGCAGAAGTTGGTGATGACTCTCAAAACAAGGCAGCAGATTTCATTAGTTGTATTAGCCCTTGAGCCATATTTTCTTGATCTCACTAAGGATCATCATGGAAATCATGTGGTGCAGCGGTGTTTGGAATACCTTAGCTGTGAAGACATTAAg ttttttttttatgatgctGCTAAGTATTGTGTTGATATTGCAACTCATCGCCATGGGTGTTGTGTTCTCCAACGATGCATTACTCGTTCAACTGGGAAACATGGTGAGAAGTTGGTTGCAGAAATTTCTGCCAATGGACTCCTCCTGGCTCAAGATGATTTTGG GAATTATGTAATTCAATACATAATAGAGCTAAAAATCCCATCTGCCATAGCCAGCTTGATGTCTCAGTTCGAAGGGAACTATGTGCACCTGTCTATGCAGAAATTCAGCAGCCATGTGGTTGAAAAATGCCTCAAGCATCTTGAAGAGAGCAGGCCAAGAATCGTCCATGAATTTCTCTCAGTACCTCACTTTGAACAGTTGATGCAAGATCCATTTGCCAACTATGTCATTCAATCTGCACTTGAAGTCACAAAG GGTCCTCTCCATGCCTCATTGATTGAAGCAGTCCGACCCCATATAATCTTACGCACCAGCCCATATTGCAAGAAGATTTTCTCACGTACTCTCTTCAAGAAGTGA
- the LOC100260886 gene encoding uncharacterized protein LOC100260886 isoform X2 has protein sequence MEKATPVRKPHTSTADLLTWSETPPADSPASASRPAVRSHQPSDGISKVVFGGQVTDEEAEALSKRKPCSGYKLKEITGSGIFALEGENGTSESGSANPTPNNKTTVRIYQQAAAAISQISFGTEESVSPKKPTTLPEVAKQRELSGTLESEETKMQKQLSDAKCKELSGHDIFAPPPEILPRPSAARSLVLKESKDMGEPAPRNPAGGQSNIMFSDETVLKTAKKIHNQKFVELTGNDIFKGDVPPSSAEKSLSMAKLREMSGNDIFADGKAESRDYLGGVRKPPGGESSIALV, from the exons ATGGAGAAAGCCACTCCGGTGAGGAAGCCACACACCTCCACCGCAGATCTGCTCACTTGGTCTGAAACCCCTCCCGCCGATTCTCCCGCCTCCGCTTCTCGCCCTGCCGTCCGCTCTCACCAG CCTTCCGATGGGATCAGTAAGGTGGTGTTTGGAGGACAGGTGACTGATGAAGAGGCGGAGGCTTTGTCGAAAAG GAAACCTTGTTCAGGGTATAAATTAAAGGAGATTACTGGTAGTGGTATTTTTGCACTTGAGGGAGAAAATGGTACATCAGAATCTGGAAGTGCAAACCCTACTCCTAATAACAAAACAACAGTACGCATTTACCAG CAAGCAGCTGCTGCAATCAGTCAGATCTCATTTGGTACAGAAGAGAGTGTCTCTCCTAAGAAGCCAACTACTCTGCCTGAGGTGGCCAAGCAGCGTGAGCTAAGTGGTACCCTGGAAAGTGAGGAGACAAAGATGCAGAAGCAACTTTCTGATGCTAAATGCAAGGAGCTTAGTGGTCATGACATCTTTGCTCCCCCTCCTGAAATTTTACCCCGACCATCGGCTGCACGCTCATTGGTGTTGAAGGAAAGCAAAGACATGGGAGAGCCTGCACCACGTAAT CCTGCTGGAGGTCAGAGCAACATCATGTTTAGTGATGAGACCGTGCTTAAAACAGCAAAAAAGATACACAACCAGAAATTTGTGGAGCTGACTGGAAATGACATTTTTAAGGGAGATGTTCCTCCATCATCTGCTGAGAAATCACTGAGCATGGCGAAACTACGAGAGATGAGCGGCAATGACATATTTGCTGATGGGAAAGCAGAGTCTCGAGACTACTTAGGCGGGGTTCGCAAGCCCCCTGGTGGCGAGAGCAGCATTGCTTTGGTGTAA